ATGCAGGctcagactgagagagagaacatcGAGTCGGACCTCTCCTCCATGTTTCCAAAGGTCGGCTCATCATCTCATCTCGATCTAATTACGCCTCTGTGGCACGACAGGGTCCACTTGAAGCTTATTGATATTCAGTACACATGATCCACATCAGCATCAGACATCAGCTGTGCCAAACTGAATCCAAACAGCTGGTTCACTGAGTGCTTCACTCGAAATTCTTAACATTGGATCTTTATATCGTCACTGTGAACTTGAACTGTGCACTTATAAATTGTTCCACCAGCTGAAGTCTGAGTCAACAGATTAGATGATCTGTAGCTGCGTCTGTGGTCTGAAATCTGACGTCTGCTCGTGTTTCCCTCCTGCAGCTCGACTCCACGGTGTGTAAGGAAATgtctgtgtcggacacagaggTGTCAGACGTGACGTGGACGGACAACGGTACATTCAACCTGTCGGAGGGACACACGCCGCAGACAGAGAACTCTGAGGGTACGTCTGTCAGCAGCACATTACCTGCAGATGGATGCACGGTTTTAATTATCTGGAATATGACTGCAAATAATGATTATTTCCACTGTTGGTgattctgttgattattttcttgactAACAAATTTGTTGTgtggtttataaaatgtcagaaaatgttgatCGAAGACCAGGATGAAGTTATtcacccaaagatattcagttttctgtcatagaggaaagaaaccagaaaaattATCCACAATTAACAAGCTGACATCAGAGAATTTCTTCTTAAATAATTAATAGTTGGCGATTCATTTAATATTTGACAGTTAATCATCTAATTGTTGCATCATCAGCCTCAGTTATCGTTTGTATTCAGAGCCCCTAACAAACGTCAGCATGCCAACATCAGCTGGTGAACATGTGATTACCTGTTAAACATCAGACAGTTTGCATCGTTAACAACTTTACCAAACTGATTACACACCGTATCCATTAAAGGACCAGTGTGTAGATTTAACAGGTGTttagagaaaacacaaaatgagtaTAATATTTTTAACCATGTTTAATCtcctgaaactaagaattgatgtgtttttgttacctctCGTTGAGCCTTTAATATCTACAGAGGCAGCAGCTGCTCTTCCTTCCATggtgtgttgtttattttcgGTTTCTGTGGCGTCTTCAGAACTTTTTCTAGTGTTCTGCCTCCTTTTGCTCCTAATCAGACTGATTTTCCCTCCATACCTGTCTCCTATCTGTGTGATTAGCCGAGCCCTGTTACCTGAGTTCTGAGTCCGGTCAGCTCTGTAGCTTCTTCAGTTGCCCTTCGCTCTGCTTCTCCAACCTCAGCTCCTTCACTCTTTCTAGTGTTTTTTCATTAGTTCAGTATGAATTTAGGTCCAATCTTTCGTCCAGTCATCTGTCGAGTTCCAGCTATTTTTGATAATTGCTGGATCCATATTTGCATAATCATAAAACTaaaatgaagaaattaaaaataaaaaaagtcaaagttctCCGATTGCAGCCTTTAGAATtagaatattttctggtttctttcctcctctatgacaataaactgaaaaacaactaattgatGATCAatggacaatgaaaataatcttcagTTGCAGGCAAATGACTCTCACATATGTAGACAGACTAAATCTATCACACACTCttataaacatataaaataaataaacaccttTTTCACCTCACAGACCTCGACAGAGAAGAAGCATTCACCGGTGGTCTCCCAGAATTCCCTTCACTCGACAACGGCACAACGACCAATGGAGACGACGACGATGACCTCAGCCTCGGCCTCCCCTCACCTCATCCCCAGCAGCCAATCAAATCCAAGCATTCACCCGCTCCTCATAAAGACCGACCCGCCGACAATGCTCTCGAGTTAGTCAACCAGATGGCGGGCGACGTCATCGCCGCCGCCGTCACAGCCGCCATTCAGGAGAGAATAGAGGCGGCAGTCGGCTTCACGGCGCTGAAGGAAGACACACAGCGGTCGAGAGTCCCAGAATCCACCAGGCTGCTGGAGCTGGCCGAGGAGTCGGACAGCGAGGTGGAGGACTTCGAGCTGCTGGACCAGTCGgagctggagcagctggaggGGGAGCTGGGGCTGGGGGAGGTGAAGGCCCCGGCCACAGAGGAGGCTCCGGCCCAGAGTGACCAACCGGCACCTTCTGGATTCTTCTCCAAACTCCTGAGACGCCACTGATCGGGGACGAGGACGGTCGGCGGGGGACGAGGACGGGTGAACGAGGACATGTGGAGGGAGATGTTGTGGTCACACAGGACTGTCTGAGAAAATAATGTTTCCATTTATCTTTTAACCTGTAGAGCAGTTTGTCAGACATGGAGGtggaagtgatgtcactgtaATCAGACTCATCACAGCCCGATGCCGAGATCAGAACACACGACGTCAGCAAGATGA
The sequence above is drawn from the Sparus aurata chromosome 21, fSpaAur1.1, whole genome shotgun sequence genome and encodes:
- the LOC115573201 gene encoding reticulophagy regulator 1-like; this encodes MSPEDRGAGLSWEIIDSGQDSRSGTGPQLGDSLRLFLQETSAFKQQNPGKFCLLVCSLCTFFAVLGRYIPGIVISYILVLGFFLWPLISSHEVGLWLEPVLQKLDFGIREFLQKIKENHERRIMQAQTERENIESDLSSMFPKLDSTVCKEMSVSDTEVSDVTWTDNGTFNLSEGHTPQTENSEDLDREEAFTGGLPEFPSLDNGTTTNGDDDDDLSLGLPSPHPQQPIKSKHSPAPHKDRPADNALELVNQMAGDVIAAAVTAAIQERIEAAVGFTALKEDTQRSRVPESTRLLELAEESDSEVEDFELLDQSELEQLEGELGLGEVKAPATEEAPAQSDQPAPSGFFSKLLRRH